From a single Arthrobacter sp. SLBN-112 genomic region:
- a CDS encoding DeoR/GlpR family DNA-binding transcription regulator produces MKTDERHRTIAEILRRQPEVSVEDLMQACAASGATIRRDLEVLAGHGVLRRVHGGARSLIGHGQNPGYGQRELEDRDAKKRIAAAVAGLLVQGEHVWLDSGSTATEVARAALGRELTLMPMSLQALNAAAGGDSAGDARPALLLPGGSVVPGELCFRGPLAESNIRSLRFDTAVVTPCALDFDDGLLAHDLDDAAVKKAGLESAARVVVAASAAKWHATARVLVAGLDRVDVIVTDRQFSARDKAELEKYSVEVVSV; encoded by the coding sequence ATGAAGACCGATGAGCGGCATCGAACGATTGCCGAGATTCTCCGGCGGCAGCCTGAGGTGAGTGTCGAAGACCTGATGCAGGCTTGCGCCGCCTCCGGTGCAACCATCCGCCGGGACCTTGAAGTACTGGCCGGCCATGGCGTCCTCCGCAGGGTCCACGGGGGTGCCAGGAGCCTGATCGGCCACGGGCAGAACCCAGGTTACGGACAGCGCGAACTGGAGGACCGGGACGCCAAGAAGCGCATTGCAGCTGCCGTGGCGGGTCTGCTGGTCCAGGGTGAACACGTCTGGCTTGACAGCGGCAGCACGGCAACGGAGGTGGCGCGGGCAGCGCTTGGCCGGGAACTGACCCTGATGCCCATGTCCCTGCAGGCCCTCAATGCAGCCGCCGGCGGGGACAGTGCCGGGGACGCCCGCCCTGCCCTGCTGCTGCCCGGCGGAAGCGTGGTGCCCGGCGAACTCTGTTTCCGCGGGCCCCTGGCCGAGTCCAACATCAGGTCGCTGCGCTTTGACACCGCGGTGGTCACGCCCTGCGCCCTCGATTTCGACGACGGCCTGCTGGCCCACGACCTCGACGATGCAGCGGTAAAGAAAGCCGGCCTGGAATCGGCCGCGCGCGTGGTGGTGGCCGCCTCAGCAGCAAAGTGGCACGCCACTGCCCGGGTACTCGTCGCCGGCCTGGACCGGGTGGACGTGATCGTGACGGACCGGCAATTCAGCGCCAGGGACAAAGCCGAACTCGAAAAATACTCAGTGGAAGTAGTGAGCGTATGA
- a CDS encoding ATP-binding cassette domain-containing protein: MAHIDVSGIDYFLSDGTQLLNGVTFKVPDGTKTALIGPNGTGKTTLFRIIAGDLVPDEGVIGRSGNMGIMRQFVGQVRDGSTVRDLLVSAAPPALAAAAREVDDAELAMMEHDDEPTQMRYAQAIVDWGDAGGYDVETVWDEVCMAALGLPFDRAQHRPASTLSGGEQKRLVLEALFAGPDDLLLLDEPDNYLDVPGKRWLEEKLNESRKTVFFISHDRELLNNAAGRIVTLEPGINGAAAWIHGGGFASYVEARADRNARFEELRKRWDEEHIKLKELVNMYKNKAAFRSDMANRYHAAQTRLAKFLEVGPPEALPIEQNVQMRLKGGRTAKRAIVAEQLELTGLMKPFSTEVWFGDRVGVLGSNGSGKSHFLRLLATGGTDPEREHLPVSDVEIAEVPHEGTVKLGARIRPGFFAQTHVRPDLLGKTLLEILHRGDEHRSGLGREAAAGALDGYGLAGQSEQKYESLSGGQQARFQILLLQLSGATLLLLDEPTDNLDLHSAEALERAIDHFEGTVLAVTHDRWFARTFDRFLVFGSDGKVFESAEPVWDEQRVQRAR; this comes from the coding sequence GTGGCCCATATTGACGTTTCCGGCATCGACTATTTCCTCTCCGACGGCACCCAGCTGCTGAACGGGGTGACCTTCAAGGTTCCGGACGGTACCAAGACCGCCCTGATCGGGCCCAACGGAACGGGCAAGACCACGCTGTTCCGGATCATCGCCGGCGACCTGGTTCCGGACGAGGGCGTGATCGGGCGCTCGGGAAACATGGGCATCATGCGCCAGTTCGTGGGGCAGGTGCGGGACGGCTCCACCGTCCGGGACCTTCTGGTGTCGGCCGCTCCCCCGGCGCTGGCTGCTGCTGCCCGCGAGGTAGATGATGCAGAACTGGCCATGATGGAGCACGACGACGAACCCACCCAGATGCGCTACGCCCAGGCCATCGTGGACTGGGGGGACGCCGGGGGCTACGACGTCGAGACTGTCTGGGATGAGGTCTGCATGGCCGCGCTGGGGCTGCCGTTTGACCGCGCACAGCACCGCCCGGCGTCGACCCTTTCCGGCGGTGAGCAAAAGCGGCTGGTGCTGGAAGCACTGTTCGCCGGACCGGACGACCTCCTCCTCCTGGACGAACCGGACAACTACCTTGACGTGCCCGGCAAACGGTGGCTGGAGGAGAAGCTGAATGAGTCCAGGAAGACCGTCTTCTTCATTAGCCACGACCGGGAACTGCTGAACAACGCCGCCGGGCGCATTGTCACCCTGGAGCCCGGCATCAACGGGGCCGCCGCATGGATCCATGGCGGCGGCTTCGCATCCTATGTGGAGGCGCGGGCGGACCGGAATGCACGGTTCGAGGAATTGCGGAAGCGCTGGGACGAGGAGCACATCAAGCTCAAGGAACTCGTCAACATGTACAAGAACAAGGCCGCGTTCCGCTCCGATATGGCCAACCGGTACCACGCCGCCCAGACCCGGCTGGCCAAGTTCCTTGAAGTGGGGCCACCGGAGGCACTGCCCATTGAGCAGAACGTGCAGATGCGGCTCAAGGGCGGGCGGACCGCGAAGCGTGCCATCGTGGCGGAGCAGCTGGAACTGACCGGCCTGATGAAGCCGTTCTCCACGGAGGTCTGGTTCGGCGACCGCGTGGGCGTGCTGGGCTCCAACGGCTCCGGAAAATCACACTTCCTGCGGCTGCTGGCCACCGGCGGCACCGACCCCGAACGCGAGCACCTGCCCGTGTCAGACGTCGAGATTGCCGAGGTACCGCACGAAGGCACCGTGAAACTTGGGGCCAGGATCCGGCCTGGATTCTTTGCCCAGACCCATGTCCGTCCCGATCTGTTGGGCAAGACTCTGCTGGAGATCCTGCACCGCGGCGATGAACACCGTTCCGGCCTTGGCCGGGAGGCAGCCGCCGGTGCCCTGGACGGATACGGCCTGGCTGGCCAGTCGGAACAGAAGTACGAGTCCCTCTCCGGCGGCCAGCAGGCGCGGTTCCAGATCCTGCTGCTGCAGCTCAGCGGCGCCACCCTGCTGCTGCTCGACGAACCCACGGACAACCTGGACCTGCACTCCGCTGAAGCACTGGAACGGGCCATTGACCACTTCGAAGGAACGGTCCTGGCGGTAACCCACGACCGCTGGTTCGCGCGGACCTTCGACAGGTTCCTGGTGTTCGGCTCCGACGGCAAAGTGTTCGAGTCTGCCGAGCCGGTATGGGACGAACAGAGGGTGCAGCGCGCACGGTGA
- a CDS encoding penicillin-binding transpeptidase domain-containing protein, translating to MGKSTKLSLAIAALIMGTSLVACDDGKSGAEAAAQQLASAVSALDVGSVAFDGKEAAAANDQLHQVFAALDPQKPQVQAGGLTLDGDKASAPLNYAWKFGDAEWKYTIPANFKKSGDKWLTVWDPALLAPGLGDSEIVTKGSQSPQRADILGAGDVPLVTYRPVVNVGIDKPQLGATDPADSAGKLAALVGVDPAAYVQQVKAAGAQAFVPAITLREEGRTISDEQIRAIPGARGIPASIPLAPSRTFARAVLGSVGQATAEQIEASDGALAPGDVTGIGGLQQQYDEQLRGSDAVVIRAQRADLTREQIQSAGTDPRRVLFQVEPKPGTPLKTTLDPRLQTLAESTLEGVGPASAIVALRPSTGAVLAAASGPGSNGYNTAMLGQYAPGSIFKMVDSLAMFRNGMTPDSTVQCTPTLTVDGRTFKNSEGYPETSLGAVTLRDAFAHSCNTAFISQRDAVSQGQLEAAATSMGVAVEAPKLGAEAFLGSVPGQAQGTEHAASMIGQGKVLLSPLAAAIMAGSVAKGAPVSAQLVLNADAGAPAAGTTAGSTAPAAAPSATATAEAPSTASDKPITAAEAASLADMMRAVVTSGHAGFLSSVPGAPVGAKTGTAEFGNENPPKTHAWIVAVHGDLAVAVFVEEGGLGATTSGPLLKQFLTAAG from the coding sequence ATGGGGAAATCAACAAAACTTTCGCTTGCCATAGCTGCGCTCATCATGGGAACTTCGCTGGTGGCCTGCGATGACGGAAAATCCGGCGCCGAAGCCGCGGCACAACAGCTGGCCAGCGCAGTCTCGGCCCTCGATGTAGGGTCGGTGGCCTTTGACGGCAAGGAGGCCGCCGCAGCCAACGACCAGCTGCACCAGGTTTTCGCGGCCCTGGATCCGCAAAAGCCCCAGGTCCAGGCGGGCGGACTGACGTTGGACGGCGACAAGGCCTCCGCACCGTTGAACTACGCCTGGAAGTTCGGCGACGCGGAGTGGAAGTACACCATCCCGGCAAACTTCAAGAAGTCCGGGGACAAATGGCTCACCGTCTGGGATCCGGCCCTCCTGGCGCCCGGCCTCGGGGACAGTGAAATCGTGACCAAGGGATCCCAGTCCCCCCAGCGTGCCGACATCCTTGGCGCCGGGGACGTCCCGTTGGTGACCTACCGTCCCGTGGTGAATGTGGGCATCGATAAGCCCCAGTTGGGCGCCACGGACCCCGCCGATTCCGCCGGTAAACTGGCTGCCCTTGTAGGGGTGGATCCTGCCGCCTACGTGCAGCAGGTCAAGGCAGCCGGTGCCCAGGCCTTTGTTCCCGCCATCACCCTCCGTGAGGAAGGCCGGACCATCTCCGATGAGCAGATCCGGGCCATCCCGGGCGCCCGCGGCATCCCGGCATCGATCCCCCTGGCTCCGAGCAGGACGTTCGCCCGTGCCGTGCTCGGGTCGGTGGGGCAGGCCACGGCCGAACAGATCGAGGCGTCGGATGGTGCCTTGGCTCCCGGCGATGTCACGGGCATTGGCGGGCTCCAGCAGCAATACGACGAACAGCTTCGCGGATCGGACGCCGTGGTCATCCGGGCACAGCGTGCGGACCTCACGCGCGAACAAATCCAATCCGCGGGCACCGACCCCCGCCGCGTCCTCTTCCAGGTGGAGCCCAAGCCGGGGACCCCGCTGAAGACCACCCTTGATCCGCGGCTGCAGACCCTGGCTGAGAGCACCCTGGAGGGAGTGGGGCCGGCGTCAGCCATCGTGGCCCTTCGGCCTTCCACCGGTGCCGTTCTGGCAGCGGCTTCCGGGCCGGGCAGCAACGGCTACAACACGGCGATGCTGGGGCAGTACGCCCCGGGTTCCATCTTCAAGATGGTGGATTCCCTGGCCATGTTCCGCAACGGGATGACACCGGACTCCACCGTCCAGTGCACCCCCACGCTCACGGTGGACGGGCGGACGTTCAAGAACTCCGAAGGGTACCCGGAGACCTCCCTGGGGGCAGTGACTCTGCGGGACGCCTTTGCGCACTCCTGCAACACGGCCTTCATTTCCCAGCGCGACGCGGTGTCGCAGGGCCAGCTTGAAGCCGCCGCCACATCCATGGGGGTGGCGGTCGAGGCACCGAAACTCGGTGCGGAAGCCTTTCTCGGCTCCGTTCCCGGGCAGGCCCAGGGCACCGAACACGCAGCGTCCATGATCGGCCAGGGCAAGGTACTGCTCTCCCCCCTGGCCGCGGCCATCATGGCAGGCTCGGTGGCCAAGGGCGCCCCCGTCTCCGCGCAACTGGTCCTCAACGCCGACGCCGGAGCGCCGGCTGCCGGAACGACGGCGGGCTCCACTGCTCCCGCCGCCGCACCATCCGCCACCGCCACGGCCGAGGCGCCCTCCACGGCCTCTGACAAACCGATTACGGCAGCGGAGGCGGCATCGCTGGCAGACATGATGCGTGCCGTCGTCACGTCGGGCCACGCAGGCTTCCTGTCCAGCGTTCCCGGGGCGCCAGTGGGGGCGAAGACCGGAACGGCCGAGTTCGGCAACGAGAATCCGCCAAAGACCCACGCCTGGATCGTGGCGGTCCACGGCGACCTGGCCGTGGCCGTCTTCGTGGAGGAGGGCGGCCTGGGTGCCACCACCTCCGGGCCGCTGCTGAAGCAGTTCCTCACCGCAGCCGGCTAG
- a CDS encoding phytoene desaturase family protein, producing the protein MPDVAVVGSGPNGLSAAAVMARAGLSVEVFEAAAKIGGGTRTTELMQPGHFHDVCSAVHPMAVASPFFRAFELPRRVDLITPDVSFGSPLEGGRAALAYKSMDRTVEGLGQDGPAYRRLMEPLVRHIDDVMDFTQNQLLRIPRNPLVAGVYGLRTLEQGTGLWNLRFREELAPALLSGVAAHAVSHLPSLAASGAGLMLGALGHAGGWPIPRGGSASIAAALAEDIRAHGGVIHTGTPIDRLEQLPATRATLLDVAPRGLLDMAGPSLPGRYQRALERFRYGNGSCKVDFILSGPVPWQASGLSDAGTVHVGGTRAELARSENEVSAGRHPERPYVLVAQPSRFDPGRAPARRHTLWTYCHVPSGSTKDMTNQVAAQLERFAPGFRDLVVESHAITAAELAEYNRNYIGGDFSAGIMDVRGLVQKPVLSPVPWRTPLLGVYLCSSSTPPGPGVTGMPGMHAAKHALKDVFKLPVPDLGL; encoded by the coding sequence GTGCCTGACGTAGCGGTAGTGGGCTCGGGCCCGAACGGACTCTCGGCAGCTGCGGTCATGGCACGGGCCGGGCTGTCTGTGGAGGTCTTCGAGGCAGCAGCAAAGATTGGCGGCGGAACGCGGACTACGGAGTTGATGCAGCCCGGACATTTCCACGATGTCTGCTCCGCAGTGCATCCAATGGCCGTGGCGTCCCCGTTCTTCCGGGCATTCGAGCTGCCACGAAGGGTGGACCTCATCACCCCGGACGTGTCCTTTGGTTCACCGCTGGAAGGCGGCCGGGCAGCCCTGGCCTACAAATCGATGGACCGGACGGTCGAGGGGCTGGGTCAGGACGGCCCTGCGTACCGGCGGCTCATGGAACCGCTGGTCCGCCATATTGACGACGTCATGGACTTCACCCAAAACCAGCTCCTCCGGATCCCCCGGAATCCCCTGGTGGCCGGCGTCTACGGACTGCGGACCCTGGAACAGGGGACCGGGCTGTGGAACCTCCGGTTCCGGGAGGAGCTGGCGCCCGCCCTCCTGAGTGGGGTGGCCGCCCACGCCGTCTCCCATTTGCCGTCCCTGGCAGCCTCGGGAGCCGGGCTGATGCTCGGCGCCCTGGGGCACGCCGGCGGATGGCCCATCCCGCGTGGCGGTTCCGCTTCCATTGCGGCAGCACTTGCAGAGGACATCCGCGCCCACGGGGGCGTCATCCACACCGGAACCCCCATAGACCGGTTGGAGCAGCTTCCTGCCACCCGTGCCACCTTGCTGGACGTGGCACCAAGGGGTTTGCTGGACATGGCAGGGCCGTCACTTCCCGGACGCTACCAGCGGGCCCTTGAACGCTTCCGCTACGGCAATGGCTCGTGCAAGGTTGACTTCATCCTGTCCGGGCCGGTGCCGTGGCAGGCCAGTGGACTTTCCGACGCCGGCACGGTGCACGTGGGCGGTACGCGGGCTGAGCTGGCGCGCTCGGAGAACGAGGTCAGTGCCGGACGGCACCCTGAACGGCCCTACGTGCTGGTGGCCCAACCGTCCCGCTTCGACCCCGGCCGCGCGCCGGCACGCCGGCACACGCTCTGGACGTACTGCCACGTCCCCTCCGGCTCTACAAAGGACATGACCAACCAGGTTGCGGCACAGCTGGAACGGTTCGCCCCGGGCTTCCGCGACCTGGTGGTGGAATCGCACGCCATCACCGCAGCGGAGTTGGCCGAGTACAACCGGAACTACATTGGCGGCGATTTCAGCGCCGGCATCATGGACGTCCGTGGCCTTGTCCAGAAGCCGGTACTGTCCCCGGTCCCGTGGCGGACGCCGCTGCTGGGCGTCTACCTGTGTTCGTCATCGACACCGCCGGGTCCCGGGGTAACGGGCATGCCCGGGATGCACGCGGCGAAGCACGCCTTGAAGGATGTCTTCAAACTGCCGGTGCCGGACCTGGGTCTCTAG
- a CDS encoding glycosyltransferase family 87 protein, producing MHETQAPDGKRRPRIVVPSRSDALLQKFTEVIGGPLGTRSDPGVVSPGIYSVERVLIVLTALAALAGILLKGYCRVNGWETPTQFYATCYSDFPELFRNRGMAAGVFPILGRGSQFEYPVLLGLIAGVTAWLVPGGEASARALAYFDINAVLLAAVAMATVLVIARMPGRRPWDAAMVAVAPGIVLAGTINWDLWAACLLALGMYFFARQRLVPAGVMIGLATATKLYPLLVLGAILLLAVRTGRWRPLLVTGGSAAATWVLVNLPFAAANPAGWAYFFQYSADRGAGYSSAWFAYNLVADRLGWSGLGDGPVSILSAGFFAVACAGIAAVALTAPRRPRLAQLVFLIVAAFILTSKVYSPQYVVWLIPLLALARPRWRDFLVWQGIEALHWAAIWMYLGQVTSAGSSQHNLDMPYYVLAVAAHMAAVAYLMARVVWDIYDPAYDPIRRHHLDDPHGGPFANAPDRIRLKPLRPSKEGARA from the coding sequence ATGCACGAGACCCAGGCGCCGGACGGTAAACGACGGCCCCGAATCGTGGTGCCCAGCCGCAGTGATGCACTGCTGCAGAAATTCACCGAGGTGATCGGCGGGCCGCTGGGGACGAGGTCAGATCCGGGCGTGGTCTCCCCCGGCATCTACTCGGTGGAACGGGTGCTCATTGTCCTCACGGCGCTGGCAGCCCTGGCGGGGATCCTGCTGAAAGGGTATTGCAGGGTCAACGGCTGGGAAACGCCCACGCAGTTCTATGCCACCTGTTACTCGGATTTCCCCGAACTGTTCCGGAACCGCGGTATGGCGGCGGGAGTCTTTCCCATCCTGGGCAGAGGCAGCCAGTTCGAATACCCGGTGCTCCTCGGCTTGATCGCGGGGGTGACGGCCTGGCTGGTGCCCGGCGGCGAGGCCAGTGCCCGGGCCCTGGCCTACTTCGACATCAACGCCGTGCTGCTCGCGGCGGTGGCCATGGCCACCGTGCTGGTGATTGCCCGCATGCCCGGCCGCAGGCCCTGGGATGCCGCCATGGTAGCTGTGGCCCCGGGGATCGTCCTGGCCGGAACCATCAACTGGGACCTGTGGGCTGCGTGCCTGCTGGCACTGGGAATGTACTTTTTCGCCCGGCAGCGGCTTGTCCCCGCCGGGGTCATGATCGGCCTCGCAACCGCCACCAAGCTGTATCCGCTCCTGGTGCTGGGGGCCATCCTGCTGCTGGCCGTGCGCACGGGACGGTGGCGCCCGCTGCTGGTGACCGGGGGCAGCGCAGCCGCAACGTGGGTTCTGGTCAATCTCCCCTTTGCCGCCGCCAACCCTGCCGGGTGGGCCTATTTCTTCCAGTACAGCGCAGACCGGGGCGCCGGTTACAGTTCAGCCTGGTTCGCCTACAACCTGGTGGCGGACAGGCTGGGCTGGTCCGGGCTTGGAGACGGCCCGGTCAGCATCCTGTCCGCCGGGTTCTTTGCGGTGGCCTGCGCAGGCATCGCCGCTGTTGCCCTGACCGCTCCCCGCCGCCCCCGCCTGGCGCAGCTGGTGTTCCTGATCGTCGCGGCCTTCATCCTCACCAGCAAGGTCTATTCGCCCCAATACGTGGTGTGGCTCATCCCGCTGCTGGCCCTGGCCAGGCCACGGTGGCGCGACTTCCTGGTCTGGCAGGGCATCGAAGCCCTGCATTGGGCTGCGATCTGGATGTACCTTGGACAGGTGACCAGTGCAGGTTCCTCCCAGCACAACCTGGACATGCCCTACTACGTCCTGGCTGTCGCCGCGCACATGGCCGCGGTGGCCTACCTGATGGCACGCGTCGTGTGGGACATCTACGACCCCGCCTACGATCCCATCCGCCGGCACCACCTCGACGATCCGCACGGGGGGCCGTTCGCCAACGCACCGGACCGGATCCGGCTGAAGCCACTGCGGCCTTCGAAGGAGGGGGCCCGTGCCTGA
- a CDS encoding histidine phosphatase family protein has protein sequence MTNPAFAPRPQLWILRHGETEWSKSGQYTGLTDLPLTVEGEQQAVEARKVLDGVDFDLVLTSPLRRARRTAELAGFPDARHEPLAVEWNYGDYEGISSDLIRKDNPDYLIWTHGVPNGETLDEVAARADKIIGRILESGMDNVLIVAHGHFSRILTARWLELPPTEGRHFILGTAKVCTLGWDKKTPAIVRWGL, from the coding sequence GTGACCAACCCCGCCTTCGCCCCGCGCCCCCAGCTATGGATCCTCCGCCACGGCGAAACCGAATGGTCCAAGAGCGGGCAGTACACGGGCCTTACGGACCTCCCCCTGACGGTGGAAGGCGAGCAGCAGGCCGTGGAGGCCCGCAAAGTGCTGGACGGCGTCGACTTCGACCTGGTGCTCACCTCACCGCTCCGGCGGGCACGGCGGACAGCCGAACTCGCCGGCTTCCCCGATGCCCGGCATGAACCGCTCGCCGTCGAATGGAACTACGGGGACTACGAGGGGATCAGTTCGGACCTGATCCGCAAGGACAATCCCGACTACCTGATCTGGACGCATGGCGTGCCCAACGGGGAGACGCTTGACGAGGTGGCCGCGAGGGCGGACAAGATCATCGGGCGGATCCTGGAATCCGGGATGGACAACGTGCTGATCGTGGCGCACGGACACTTCTCCCGTATCCTCACGGCGCGCTGGCTGGAATTGCCGCCCACGGAAGGCCGGCATTTTATTCTTGGCACGGCGAAAGTCTGCACGCTTGGCTGGGATAAAAAGACTCCCGCTATTGTCCGCTGGGGCCTCTAA
- a CDS encoding CCA tRNA nucleotidyltransferase, with the protein MSHAHHKIDSHTVDFKVDPVVLELGQRFVDAGHELSLVGGPVRDLFLGRTSPDLDFTTDATPDQTVALIKKWADNFWEIGRAFGTIGMRKAGFQIEITTYRAEAYDPDSRKPVVAFGSSLTDDLLRRDFTINAMALKLPSMELVDPFGGVRDLHASVLATPGAPEASFSDDPLRMMRAARFAAQLGVSVSDDVREAMTGMADRIRIISAERVRDELVKLICGARPRVGIDLLVDTGLAEHVLPEVSALRLESDEHHRHKDVYQHSLQVLEQAAELETDAEGPVPAPDFVLRFGALMHDVGKPATRRFEPGGAVSFRHHDMVGAKLTSKRMKALRFDNDTIKAVARLVELHMRFYGYGDAGWSDSAVRRYVTDAGPLLERLHRLTRSDVTTRNQRKAERLAFAYDDLEARIAALREQESLDAVRPDLDGARIMALLDIKPGPVVGRAYKFLLNERMEHGPLPTEEAEARLLRWWAQQPESAPAAPGPEAPPAVVEPSPVEESK; encoded by the coding sequence ATGTCGCACGCACATCACAAGATTGATTCCCACACTGTCGACTTCAAGGTGGACCCGGTGGTCCTGGAGCTCGGGCAGCGCTTCGTGGACGCCGGCCACGAGTTGTCCCTGGTGGGCGGCCCGGTGCGTGATTTGTTCCTTGGCCGGACCTCCCCCGACCTGGACTTCACCACTGACGCCACCCCGGACCAGACTGTGGCGCTGATCAAGAAGTGGGCGGACAACTTCTGGGAGATCGGCCGGGCGTTCGGCACCATCGGCATGCGCAAGGCCGGCTTCCAGATCGAGATCACCACCTACCGGGCAGAGGCCTACGATCCCGACTCCCGTAAACCGGTGGTGGCGTTCGGTTCCTCCCTGACCGACGACCTGCTGCGGCGGGACTTCACTATTAACGCCATGGCATTGAAGCTGCCCTCCATGGAGCTGGTGGATCCTTTCGGCGGCGTCCGGGACCTCCACGCCTCCGTGCTGGCCACGCCCGGCGCTCCGGAGGCGTCCTTCTCCGATGACCCGCTCCGGATGATGCGGGCCGCCCGGTTCGCCGCGCAGCTGGGAGTCTCGGTCTCCGACGACGTCCGGGAGGCCATGACGGGCATGGCGGACCGGATCAGGATCATTTCCGCCGAACGCGTGCGGGACGAACTGGTCAAGCTGATCTGCGGGGCCCGGCCACGCGTGGGGATTGACCTGCTGGTGGACACCGGGCTGGCCGAGCATGTGCTGCCCGAGGTCTCCGCCCTCCGGCTCGAATCCGACGAGCACCACCGGCACAAGGACGTCTACCAGCACTCGCTCCAGGTCCTGGAACAGGCAGCAGAGCTTGAAACCGACGCGGAGGGGCCCGTGCCCGCCCCGGACTTCGTGCTGCGTTTCGGAGCATTGATGCACGACGTCGGAAAGCCGGCGACGCGCCGTTTCGAACCGGGCGGCGCGGTGAGCTTTCGCCACCACGACATGGTGGGTGCCAAGCTCACCAGCAAGAGGATGAAGGCGCTGCGGTTCGACAATGACACCATCAAGGCCGTTGCACGGCTGGTGGAGCTCCATATGCGCTTCTACGGCTACGGCGATGCGGGCTGGAGCGATTCCGCCGTCCGCCGGTATGTGACCGACGCCGGTCCCCTGCTGGAGCGGCTGCACCGCCTGACCCGCTCCGACGTCACCACGCGGAACCAGCGCAAGGCCGAGCGGCTGGCCTTCGCCTATGACGACCTCGAGGCCAGGATCGCAGCCCTCCGCGAACAGGAGTCCCTGGATGCGGTGCGCCCGGACCTGGACGGAGCCCGGATCATGGCGCTGCTGGACATCAAACCGGGGCCGGTGGTGGGCCGTGCCTACAAGTTCCTCCTGAATGAACGGATGGAGCACGGGCCACTGCCCACCGAAGAAGCTGAGGCGCGCCTCCTCCGCTGGTGGGCCCAACAGCCTGAATCCGCACCTGCCGCACCCGGCCCCGAAGCCCCTCCCGCCGTCGTCGAACCTTCCCCCGTTGAGGAGTCCAAGTGA
- a CDS encoding NUDIX hydrolase: MPSAIGAHVAPAQQSAPASLPTVEEVSAGGVVVDTSDAELRVAIIARLNRGGRLEWCLPKGHPEGKENNEEAAVREIAEETGIEGTILAPLGSIDYWFTVSGHRVHKTVHHYLLRATGGELTIENDPDQEAVDVAWVPIQELARKLSFPNERRIADLAREVLPGHL, encoded by the coding sequence TTGCCGTCGGCAATCGGGGCGCACGTTGCCCCTGCCCAGCAATCGGCACCGGCGTCCCTGCCCACGGTGGAGGAAGTCTCCGCCGGCGGCGTCGTGGTGGATACGTCCGACGCCGAATTGAGGGTTGCGATCATCGCCCGCCTTAACAGGGGTGGACGCCTGGAGTGGTGCCTGCCCAAGGGGCATCCGGAGGGCAAGGAAAACAACGAAGAGGCCGCGGTCCGGGAAATTGCCGAGGAAACCGGCATCGAGGGCACCATCCTGGCGCCGCTTGGCAGCATCGACTACTGGTTCACCGTGAGCGGCCACCGGGTCCACAAGACCGTGCACCATTACCTCCTGCGTGCCACCGGCGGCGAACTCACCATCGAGAACGATCCCGACCAGGAAGCCGTGGATGTGGCTTGGGTGCCCATCCAGGAACTCGCCCGGAAGCTGTCGTTCCCCAACGAACGCCGCATCGCCGACCTCGCCCGTGAGGTCCTGCCCGGACACCTCTAA